In a single window of the Novosphingobium sp. IK01 genome:
- a CDS encoding MSMEG_0570 family nitrogen starvation response protein yields the protein MPEQRFRIRWPDGSLEEGYSPSTIIREHLAVGQPYSVALFATLARAGLEAANARVRARFGMGCSQAVMQIATISATAARFAGQPDAQVVIEAFLP from the coding sequence ATGCCTGAACAACGCTTTCGCATCCGCTGGCCCGATGGCTCGCTCGAAGAGGGATATTCGCCCTCCACCATCATTCGCGAACATCTGGCGGTGGGCCAGCCCTATTCCGTCGCACTGTTCGCCACGCTGGCACGGGCCGGGCTGGAAGCCGCCAATGCCCGCGTGCGCGCCCGCTTCGGCATGGGCTGTTCCCAGGCGGTGATGCAGATCGCCACCATCAGCGCCACCGCCGCCCGCTTTGCCGGCCAACCCGATGCGCAGGTCGTGATCGAAGCCTTCCTGCCCTGA
- a CDS encoding MSMEG_0569 family flavin-dependent oxidoreductase, translated as MPDSANALPRHVPVLIVGGGQGGLSLSFLLQQQGIDHLILEKNRIAHAWRAERWDSFCLVTPNRQCVLPGFSYAGEYGGKDPHGFMLRDEIVAFLETYARRVNPPVREGVAVTRVAPREGGGYAVQTSAGAMTADKVIIAISGYHTPIVPRVGAALPASLPQLHSLEYRNPQDLPEGGVLVVGSGQSGCQIAEDLMLAGRQVHLAVGDAPRAPRVYRGRDSTDWLEEMGHYDMPIAEHPSSEKVRQNENHYLTGRDGGREIDLRAFALRGMKLYGMLDGVDGQTIRFRQDLTQHLDAADATYLRIRKTIDDYIEREGINAPQAEPYVPCWAPKSDPETLDLEAQGIGSVIWCTGFRMDFSFIDAPVFDGRGYPGHDRGIATHDGLYFIGLPWLHTWGSGRFAGVARDAAHIVDHIAAALAPREQAMA; from the coding sequence ATGCCGGACTCTGCCAATGCCCTGCCCCGACACGTACCAGTTTTGATCGTCGGTGGCGGCCAGGGCGGGCTTTCGCTGTCTTTTCTGTTGCAACAACAGGGGATTGACCACCTGATCCTTGAAAAGAACCGCATTGCCCATGCCTGGCGCGCCGAGCGGTGGGACAGCTTCTGCCTGGTCACGCCCAACCGCCAGTGCGTCCTGCCCGGCTTCAGCTATGCCGGTGAATATGGCGGCAAGGATCCCCACGGCTTCATGCTGAGGGACGAAATCGTCGCCTTTCTGGAAACCTATGCCCGCCGTGTGAACCCGCCCGTGCGCGAAGGTGTCGCCGTAACGCGCGTGGCCCCGCGTGAGGGCGGCGGCTATGCGGTGCAAACCAGCGCCGGGGCGATGACCGCAGACAAGGTTATCATCGCCATCAGTGGCTATCACACACCCATCGTGCCGCGCGTGGGCGCCGCCTTGCCCGCCAGCTTGCCGCAGCTTCACTCTCTGGAATACCGCAACCCGCAAGACCTGCCCGAAGGGGGCGTGCTGGTGGTGGGATCAGGCCAATCGGGCTGCCAGATTGCCGAAGACCTGATGCTGGCGGGCCGTCAGGTGCATCTGGCCGTGGGCGATGCGCCACGGGCACCGCGTGTCTATCGCGGGCGCGATTCCACCGACTGGCTGGAGGAAATGGGCCACTACGACATGCCCATTGCCGAGCACCCGTCGAGCGAGAAGGTGCGCCAGAACGAAAACCATTACCTGACCGGCCGCGATGGCGGGCGCGAGATCGACCTGCGCGCCTTTGCGCTGCGCGGGATGAAGCTTTACGGCATGCTGGATGGCGTGGACGGGCAGACCATCCGTTTCCGCCAGGACCTGACGCAGCATCTGGATGCGGCCGACGCCACTTATCTGCGCATTCGCAAAACCATCGACGACTATATCGAACGCGAAGGGATCAACGCCCCGCAAGCTGAGCCCTATGTCCCTTGCTGGGCGCCGAAAAGCGATCCCGAAACGCTGGATCTGGAAGCGCAAGGCATTGGCAGCGTAATCTGGTGCACAGGCTTCCGCATGGATTTCAGCTTCATCGACGCGCCCGTGTTCGATGGGCGCGGCTATCCGGGGCATGATCGCGGCATTGCCACGCACGACGGGCTCTATTTCATTGGCCTGCCGTGGCTGCACACATGGGGATCGGGCCGCTTTGCCGGGGTGGCGCGCGATGCCGCGCATATTGTGGACCACATCGCCGCGGCTCTGGCCCCGCGCGAGCAGGCGATGGCCTGA
- a CDS encoding Pnap_2097 family protein: MVASDDAELTRAPDTHRLEWPSFDPVRVGMPELCRAGLSENWLLKACGHRHWLALAAAHGMVRPEFHGSLGERLYPAFVAVDVKGLGAGLDSVGEHDRLDFALCLERVGRTRFHSRITVSAQGVAIAQVEMTTAFVHRAVPGMNRSATRAMVARPCRLLPAPGHRPPPFRPDTWDTIAGFARRERAELADLVLDPAPHEDFNGAEFLYFSAFQAMLDRAEWQWCRQTAPLFVTHRRHIFYLGNAELGDKVKVTLCGIRKHAGIHSHWVEMRRNSDNAMIGVAFTQRKHFTLS; this comes from the coding sequence ATGGTGGCAAGCGATGATGCCGAATTGACGCGCGCACCCGACACGCACCGGCTCGAATGGCCCTCATTCGATCCGGTGCGTGTCGGGATGCCGGAACTGTGCCGCGCCGGGCTGTCGGAAAACTGGCTTCTGAAGGCATGTGGCCATCGGCATTGGCTGGCGTTGGCCGCCGCACACGGGATGGTGAGGCCCGAGTTTCACGGCAGCCTTGGCGAACGGCTGTACCCTGCCTTCGTTGCGGTTGACGTGAAAGGGTTGGGTGCGGGGCTGGACAGCGTGGGTGAACATGACAGGCTGGACTTTGCCCTGTGCCTGGAGCGCGTTGGGCGCACACGCTTTCACAGTCGAATCACGGTCAGCGCCCAGGGGGTGGCGATCGCGCAGGTGGAAATGACCACGGCCTTTGTCCACCGCGCCGTGCCCGGCATGAACCGTTCGGCCACGCGCGCGATGGTGGCGCGGCCTTGCCGCCTGCTGCCCGCACCCGGACACCGCCCGCCGCCCTTCCGACCCGATACCTGGGACACGATCGCAGGCTTTGCGCGCCGCGAGCGGGCCGAACTGGCAGATCTGGTGCTGGACCCTGCCCCCCATGAAGATTTCAACGGGGCTGAATTTCTCTATTTCTCAGCCTTCCAGGCCATGCTCGATCGAGCAGAATGGCAATGGTGCCGACAGACAGCACCGTTGTTCGTAACGCATCGGCGCCATATCTTCTATCTTGGCAATGCAGAACTCGGAGACAAAGTCAAAGTCACGCTGTGCGGCATACGCAAACATGCAGGCATTCACAGCCACTGGGTTGAAATGCGCCGCAACAGCGACAATGCCATGATTGGAGTAGCCTTCACCCAAAGAAAACATTTCACATTATCTTGA
- a CDS encoding IS701 family transposase gives MDEDWQSDLERWLAPYLEGLGNKTRRRMCPAYIAGLIGPGDRKSIQPMAARSDAVAYDRLHHFIGAGLWDSAPLEATLWRQADELVGGNGAWLIIDDTALPKKGKASVGVAPQYATALGKNANCQTLVSVTLASGEVPLMLSLRLFLPESWTSDTARMDKAGVPAPLQEYRTKPEIAIEEIDRIIAAGVRFGCVLADAGYGLSAPFRQALSARSLCWAVGIPRHQKVYPADVQLIFPVAGRGRPRVRHVPDVKSIAAHAMLEGAKWRQVSWRKGTKGPLTARFAAMRVRIADGAPQRIGSAGAQHMPGEEAWLVGEHRSNGERKYYLSNLPGDTPIKALAGAIKARWVCEQAHQQLKEELGLDHFEGRSWAGLHRHALMSMMAYAFLQSRRLAQAGRKKKSPRSASPTHFASSAPSHP, from the coding sequence ATGGACGAGGACTGGCAGTCGGATCTGGAGCGGTGGCTTGCCCCGTATCTGGAGGGGTTGGGGAACAAGACGCGACGCCGGATGTGTCCGGCCTATATCGCGGGCCTGATTGGGCCAGGTGATCGCAAGAGCATCCAGCCCATGGCGGCCCGTTCGGACGCCGTCGCTTATGATCGGCTGCATCATTTCATCGGGGCCGGTCTGTGGGATAGCGCCCCGCTGGAAGCGACCTTGTGGCGCCAGGCGGATGAATTGGTCGGTGGCAATGGAGCCTGGCTTATCATCGACGACACTGCCCTACCCAAGAAGGGCAAGGCTTCGGTTGGCGTTGCGCCCCAATACGCGACGGCACTGGGCAAGAATGCAAACTGCCAGACACTGGTATCGGTGACACTGGCCTCGGGTGAAGTTCCGCTTATGCTGAGCTTGCGGCTGTTTCTGCCCGAAAGCTGGACGAGTGATACCGCACGCATGGACAAGGCGGGTGTGCCTGCCCCTTTGCAGGAATATCGTACCAAGCCCGAGATCGCGATCGAGGAGATCGATCGTATCATCGCTGCGGGCGTGCGCTTCGGTTGTGTGCTGGCCGATGCCGGTTACGGGCTGTCCGCTCCATTCCGACAGGCACTGAGTGCGCGCAGCCTTTGCTGGGCGGTGGGCATCCCCCGGCACCAAAAGGTCTATCCGGCCGATGTGCAGCTGATCTTCCCGGTCGCAGGACGCGGGCGCCCACGGGTGCGGCATGTGCCGGACGTCAAATCCATTGCCGCGCACGCAATGCTCGAAGGCGCGAAGTGGCGACAGGTCAGTTGGCGCAAGGGAACCAAGGGACCGCTGACGGCCCGCTTTGCGGCCATGCGCGTGCGCATTGCCGATGGTGCGCCTCAGCGGATCGGCTCTGCCGGGGCCCAGCACATGCCGGGCGAGGAAGCCTGGTTGGTGGGGGAGCATCGCTCGAATGGCGAGCGCAAATACTATCTCTCCAATCTGCCTGGCGACACCCCGATCAAGGCTCTCGCCGGCGCGATCAAGGCGCGCTGGGTCTGCGAACAAGCTCATCAGCAACTCAAGGAAGAACTGGGCCTCGATCACTTCGAAGGACGATCCTGGGCCGGACTTCACCGCCACGCCTTGATGTCGATGATGGCCTACGCCTTCCTGCAATCCCGAAGGCTCGCTCAGGCGGGACGGAAAAAAAAGAGTCCTCGGTCCGCCTCCCCAACCCACTTTGCCAGCAGTGCGCCAAGCCATCCTTGA
- a CDS encoding IS6 family transposase: MDDFKGRHFTGEVILWAVRWYCRYGISYRDLEEMLAERGIDVDHTTIYRWVQRYAPEMEKRLRWFWRRGFDPSWRLDETYVKVRGKWTYLYRAVDKRGDTIDFFLSSTRSAKAAKRFLGKALRGLKGWEKPTKLNTDKAPSYGVAIAELKREGKLALETEHRQVKYLNNVLEADHGKLKLLIKPVRGFKSMPTAYATIKGFEVMRALRKGQARAWCLQPGIRGEVRLIERAFGIGPSVMTEAMDVLNQHFANAA, from the coding sequence ATGGACGATTTCAAAGGGCGGCATTTTACCGGCGAGGTCATCCTATGGGCGGTCCGCTGGTACTGCCGGTACGGCATCAGCTACCGCGATCTCGAGGAAATGCTGGCGGAACGTGGCATCGATGTCGATCACACGACCATCTATCGCTGGGTGCAGCGCTATGCGCCGGAGATGGAGAAGCGGTTGCGCTGGTTCTGGCGGCGAGGCTTTGATCCGAGCTGGCGTCTGGATGAGACCTACGTCAAGGTTCGGGGCAAATGGACCTACCTGTACCGGGCGGTCGACAAAAGGGGCGACACGATCGACTTCTTCCTCTCGTCGACCCGCAGCGCCAAAGCCGCGAAGCGCTTTCTGGGAAAGGCCCTTCGCGGGCTGAAGGGCTGGGAGAAACCAACGAAACTCAACACCGACAAGGCCCCCAGCTACGGCGTCGCAATCGCCGAGTTGAAACGAGAAGGGAAGCTCGCCCTGGAAACCGAACACCGGCAGGTAAAATACCTGAACAACGTGCTCGAGGCCGACCATGGCAAGCTCAAATTGTTGATCAAGCCCGTGCGTGGTTTCAAATCGATGCCGACAGCCTACGCCACGATCAAGGGCTTCGAGGTCATGCGCGCCCTGCGCAAAGGGCAAGCCCGGGCATGGTGCCTGCAGCCAGGGATCAGGGGAGAGGTGCGTCTGATCGAAAGAGCATTTGGCATTGGCCCCTCGGTCATGACCGAGGCCATGGACGTGCTCAATCAGCATTTTGCCAATGCTGCCTGA
- a CDS encoding DUF3800 domain-containing protein, translated as MLYFAYLDEFGHIGPYVARDDPAYNDSPVFGLGGMILPASSVRQFSTWFYQLKCNMLAWEIQKSGQHPATWEKKGSALFTTINVEKYRQVRTAANRILNKIRASGGHVFYVGLEKNRPVAEFKAQALYLTVLGEAMKRLNQFADQNDADMVIVMDEHQDRDAILTRASQAMYGGPSPRRRIVEPPFQVESERYQTCQCADWLCGLIGRVGAYQARPDEWADMAWSQTYFQDRLDAASIRSSIRLQTASAEVDSAEALPAVVDTGLAQGAPAGNDGPL; from the coding sequence ATGCTGTATTTCGCCTATCTCGATGAATTTGGTCACATCGGCCCGTATGTCGCGCGCGACGATCCGGCATACAACGACAGTCCAGTCTTCGGGCTAGGAGGCATGATCCTGCCGGCATCGTCTGTTCGGCAGTTTTCGACTTGGTTCTACCAGCTGAAATGCAACATGCTGGCATGGGAGATCCAGAAAAGCGGTCAACATCCCGCGACATGGGAGAAGAAGGGTTCAGCCCTTTTCACCACCATCAACGTCGAGAAATATCGTCAGGTGCGTACAGCGGCCAACCGCATCCTCAACAAGATTCGCGCAAGCGGCGGACACGTATTCTATGTCGGCCTTGAAAAGAACCGCCCTGTCGCCGAGTTCAAGGCGCAAGCACTTTACCTGACCGTTTTAGGTGAGGCGATGAAACGCCTCAACCAATTTGCCGATCAGAACGACGCCGACATGGTGATCGTCATGGACGAACATCAGGATCGCGATGCGATCCTGACTCGCGCCAGTCAGGCGATGTATGGCGGCCCCTCGCCCCGTCGCCGAATTGTAGAACCCCCCTTTCAGGTGGAAAGCGAGCGATATCAGACCTGTCAGTGTGCAGACTGGTTGTGCGGCCTCATAGGCCGCGTAGGCGCTTACCAGGCGCGTCCCGACGAATGGGCCGACATGGCGTGGTCTCAGACCTACTTCCAGGATCGTCTCGATGCAGCGTCAATCCGCAGTTCTATCCGCCTGCAGACAGCCTCGGCCGAGGTAGACTCGGCGGAGGCCCTTCCTGCCGTTGTCGACACCGGTCTGGCCCAAGGGGCACCCGCCGGCAATGACGGGCCCTTGTAA
- a CDS encoding LysR family transcriptional regulator yields the protein MTLEQLRIFVAVAEREHMTRAADAVGVTQSAASAAIATLEARHAIKLFHRVGRGIELTDAGRFFLGEARAVLTRAAEAELALGEYAGLKRGHLRLVASQTIAAYWLPERLAAFHRRYPEIELSVAIANTEGAARSVRDGEAELGFIEGAVDDPSLAYWKVGEDRMLLVSSTPAEAITNAWLAAAPWVMREPGSGTRSTFEAAILDRGLDPHTLNVVLTLPSNEAVLAAVRAGVGSAMLSQLVVTPLLEARALFALPLALPPRPFHGLRQKERYRSKAADALLDTIKSFNAQPDWVI from the coding sequence ATGACCCTGGAACAGCTTCGCATTTTCGTCGCCGTTGCCGAACGCGAGCACATGACGCGAGCGGCGGACGCTGTGGGCGTCACGCAGTCCGCCGCTTCTGCCGCCATCGCCACGCTGGAGGCACGGCACGCCATCAAGCTGTTCCACCGCGTGGGGCGCGGCATCGAGTTGACCGATGCCGGTCGCTTCTTCCTTGGTGAGGCGCGGGCCGTGCTGACGCGGGCGGCCGAGGCGGAACTGGCGCTTGGCGAATATGCCGGGCTCAAGCGCGGCCATCTGCGGCTTGTTGCCAGCCAGACCATCGCCGCTTACTGGCTGCCCGAGCGACTGGCCGCTTTTCACCGCCGCTATCCCGAGATCGAACTCTCCGTCGCGATCGCCAACACCGAAGGCGCCGCACGCAGCGTGCGGGACGGCGAGGCCGAACTGGGCTTCATTGAAGGGGCGGTCGATGATCCATCGCTCGCGTACTGGAAGGTGGGCGAAGACCGCATGTTGCTGGTGAGCAGCACCCCCGCCGAGGCGATCACCAATGCATGGCTGGCGGCGGCCCCATGGGTGATGCGCGAGCCCGGATCCGGCACGCGCTCGACTTTCGAGGCCGCTATTCTGGATCGAGGCCTCGACCCGCACACGCTCAACGTGGTGCTGACCTTGCCGTCCAACGAGGCCGTTCTTGCGGCGGTGCGCGCGGGCGTGGGCAGCGCGATGCTGTCCCAGTTGGTCGTAACCCCGCTTCTGGAAGCCCGCGCGCTGTTCGCGCTGCCGCTCGCGCTTCCCCCGCGCCCCTTCCATGGGCTGCGGCAGAAGGAGCGTTACCGGAGCAAGGCGGCCGATGCGTTGCTCGATACGATCAAGAGCTTCAACGCGCAGCCGGACTGGGTGATCTGA